A window of Bacillus sp. E(2018) contains these coding sequences:
- a CDS encoding helix-turn-helix transcriptional regulator, translating to MNLGEKIRYFRKVKNLSQQELSAGICSVPYLSKIENGVTEPSEEIQQHLAARLDIRLHTINENELIQNYIKLFYSLYQRDYQTAEQQYHTLLNSPSQSVEEDILHKIFKSIYIMMAMEDTKEVSSLLDEVAYIDNVIKGEKAFYYLIARGQLSFYLEEFQECFNYLTKAEKLLEEHRFQDWEKGYLLYTIGLTAHKLYKNVVTLEYTNKALEIFEKTYFFKRCADCRVLLATVHLRIKNFEESAKHLLLAETIANSFGDSDHLKGIIYHNLGGIATHKGETEEAIKLYSRSLIAKEKEPLSLKIVTLSALVKSYQVCNNREKGLELINTWINHLENNPLFRGYELHFLYHKHLFTHGELNEEAVQFMIKELIPYFEKRNEWIFLSEYYPILGKYFENNQKYKQASMYYNSAILSMKKMYDFGVTYI from the coding sequence ATGAACTTAGGAGAAAAGATTCGTTATTTCCGAAAAGTTAAAAACTTATCCCAGCAAGAACTATCTGCCGGGATTTGTTCGGTTCCTTATTTAAGTAAGATTGAGAACGGAGTTACTGAACCTTCGGAGGAAATACAGCAACACTTAGCTGCAAGATTAGATATTAGACTACATACTATTAATGAGAATGAGTTAATTCAAAATTACATAAAACTTTTCTATTCGTTGTACCAAAGAGACTATCAAACTGCAGAGCAACAATACCACACACTTTTAAATTCACCCTCACAGTCTGTTGAAGAAGACATATTGCACAAGATATTTAAGAGTATTTATATCATGATGGCAATGGAAGATACAAAAGAAGTCTCCAGTTTATTAGATGAAGTTGCTTATATTGATAATGTAATTAAAGGGGAAAAGGCGTTTTATTATTTAATTGCTAGAGGACAATTAAGTTTTTATTTAGAAGAATTCCAAGAATGTTTTAACTATCTAACTAAAGCTGAAAAACTTTTAGAAGAACACCGTTTTCAAGATTGGGAAAAAGGATATTTGCTTTACACCATCGGTCTTACAGCACATAAACTTTACAAAAATGTCGTTACATTAGAATACACAAATAAAGCTTTAGAAATCTTTGAAAAAACCTACTTTTTTAAACGGTGTGCAGATTGTAGAGTGTTACTCGCCACTGTACATCTAAGGATAAAGAACTTTGAGGAATCAGCAAAACATTTACTACTTGCAGAAACGATTGCAAATTCATTTGGTGATAGCGACCATTTAAAGGGAATTATTTATCACAATTTAGGTGGTATTGCCACGCATAAAGGGGAAACAGAAGAAGCAATAAAACTTTATTCTCGAAGTTTAATAGCCAAAGAGAAAGAACCACTTTCCTTAAAAATTGTAACCTTATCCGCGTTAGTAAAAAGTTATCAAGTGTGTAACAATCGAGAAAAAGGTCTAGAACTCATCAATACTTGGATCAATCACTTAGAAAATAATCCTCTATTTAGAGGATATGAACTCCATTTTCTTTATCATAAACATTTATTTACTCATGGTGAACTCAATGAGGAGGCTGTTCAGTTTATGATAAAAGAGTTAATTCCCTATTTTGAAAAACGGAATGAGTGGATTTTTTTATCAGAGTATTATCCGATTCTCGGAAAATATTTTGAGAATAACCAGAAATATAAACAAGCAAGTATGTATTACAATTCAGCTATTCTTTCTATGAAGAAAATGTATGACTTTGGGGTTACATATATCTAA
- a CDS encoding bifunctional diguanylate cyclase/phosphodiesterase — translation MDAVSSTYHIPLVSLSIIIAVIASYAALDLGIQVQKTKSYARYIWMISGAFAMGMGIWAMHFVAMLAFHLSISVTYDVTLVIVSIIPAILSSGIALYIISRPVMGKKQVLLGALFMATGIVSMHYTGMEAMKMNAEINYNPVLWTLSAIIAFVASVVALYLLSFVSQNYKTSKIWLVKLGSAVLMGIAISGMHYTGMSAASYKAHQHHTDLAATPFNSTLLAYAIGIVILILLGMVFISTFIDRRFEYQSILSERKFRSVIESANDSIILSDRTGTIISWNKGAELIFGFTEKEVLGKNLQIIIPYKFRKAHKEGMERYLLSGEPKVIGNTVELEGVRKDRSEFPIELSLAAWQEDDQVYFSSIIRDITERKRNEKKINQMVYRDPLTGLPNRLLLNDRLSQALELADDTKQTIGIMFIDLDRFKYINDTLGHAVGDQLLIEIAKRIQACVGKNDTVCRQGGDEFIVLIPNTTADEVSKIAQQIVDLFSSSVMVNEQELFVTPSIGIAMYPGDGRDIETLIKNADTAMYRVKEQGKNNFQFYTPEMNEAVTKKMKLEIGLRKALERDEFKIVYQPQINVETGGIIGVEALLRWHHPEWGTISPAEFIPIAEETGLILQIGEWVLNGACRQNKTWQNAGYAPLRMAVNISSRQFQQSDLVERVSRILNETELAPQYLELELTESIIQDSKYAVAKMQQLKEMGIHLSIDDFGTGYSSLSYLKTFPIHTLKIDQSFTRNIYADPKDASLVETIIAMAHNLDLKVIAEGVETEEQLQFLQQKQCNEAQGYYFSRPISAEELAVILQERSVS, via the coding sequence ATGGACGCCGTTTCTAGTACATATCACATTCCGCTTGTTTCTCTATCAATCATTATTGCAGTCATTGCTTCTTATGCGGCATTAGATTTAGGGATTCAAGTGCAAAAAACAAAATCATACGCACGATACATTTGGATGATCTCAGGAGCTTTTGCGATGGGAATGGGCATCTGGGCCATGCATTTTGTGGCGATGCTTGCTTTTCACTTATCAATCTCGGTCACTTATGATGTAACACTCGTCATTGTTTCAATCATTCCAGCGATCCTTTCTTCCGGAATCGCACTCTATATCATCAGCCGCCCTGTTATGGGGAAAAAACAGGTATTGTTAGGAGCTCTTTTCATGGCGACGGGTATCGTTTCTATGCATTACACAGGTATGGAAGCGATGAAAATGAACGCTGAAATAAACTACAATCCAGTATTATGGACGCTTTCAGCGATCATTGCTTTTGTCGCATCAGTCGTAGCGCTGTATCTACTTTCGTTTGTTAGCCAAAACTATAAAACCAGTAAAATATGGCTCGTCAAACTAGGAAGTGCGGTGCTCATGGGCATCGCCATTTCTGGAATGCACTACACAGGTATGTCGGCTGCTAGTTACAAAGCGCATCAGCATCACACGGATCTAGCAGCAACACCGTTTAACAGCACCCTATTAGCTTATGCGATCGGAATCGTAATCCTCATTCTATTAGGTATGGTGTTCATCAGCACGTTCATTGATCGTAGGTTTGAGTATCAGTCGATCCTATCAGAAAGAAAATTCCGTTCTGTTATCGAGTCTGCTAATGATTCTATTATTTTGTCAGATCGAACAGGAACTATCATTTCGTGGAACAAAGGAGCAGAGTTGATCTTTGGTTTTACCGAAAAAGAGGTACTTGGAAAAAATCTGCAGATCATTATACCGTACAAATTTAGAAAAGCGCATAAAGAAGGCATGGAACGTTACCTGTTGTCTGGAGAACCAAAAGTAATTGGCAATACGGTTGAATTAGAGGGAGTTCGAAAAGATAGAAGTGAATTTCCGATTGAACTGTCACTCGCAGCATGGCAGGAAGATGATCAAGTTTATTTTAGCAGCATCATTCGTGACATTACGGAGCGAAAAAGAAACGAGAAGAAAATTAATCAGATGGTCTACCGTGATCCTTTAACAGGACTTCCGAATCGACTTCTGTTGAACGACCGTCTTTCTCAAGCGCTCGAATTGGCGGATGATACCAAACAGACGATCGGCATTATGTTTATCGACCTAGACCGATTCAAGTACATCAATGATACCCTTGGACATGCGGTCGGAGATCAACTGTTGATTGAAATTGCAAAGCGCATCCAAGCATGTGTAGGAAAGAATGATACGGTCTGCCGTCAGGGTGGAGATGAGTTTATCGTACTCATACCGAACACAACAGCAGATGAAGTCTCAAAAATCGCACAGCAAATCGTAGATCTGTTTAGCAGCTCCGTTATGGTTAACGAGCAAGAGCTTTTTGTCACACCTTCGATTGGAATTGCAATGTATCCAGGAGATGGCCGTGATATTGAAACGTTGATCAAAAATGCAGACACTGCGATGTATCGAGTGAAGGAACAAGGGAAGAACAACTTTCAATTTTATACACCAGAGATGAATGAGGCGGTTACTAAGAAGATGAAGCTCGAGATCGGCCTTCGAAAGGCACTGGAACGTGACGAATTTAAGATTGTATACCAGCCTCAAATTAATGTAGAAACGGGTGGCATCATCGGAGTTGAAGCACTTTTACGCTGGCATCATCCAGAATGGGGTACGATCTCACCAGCTGAATTTATTCCGATCGCCGAAGAAACAGGACTGATTCTACAGATCGGAGAATGGGTGCTTAATGGGGCTTGTCGTCAAAATAAAACTTGGCAAAACGCAGGGTACGCGCCGTTACGAATGGCCGTCAACATTTCATCTCGTCAATTTCAGCAGAGCGATCTCGTTGAGCGGGTGAGTAGAATTTTGAATGAAACTGAGCTTGCTCCACAATATCTAGAGCTAGAATTGACAGAAAGTATCATTCAAGATTCGAAGTATGCTGTAGCTAAGATGCAGCAGCTGAAAGAGATGGGAATTCATCTATCGATCGATGACTTTGGAACAGGCTATTCGTCACTAAGCTATCTGAAGACGTTCCCGATTCATACGTTAAAAATCGACCAAAGCTTTACGCGTAACATCTATGCAGATCCGAAAGACGCGTCACTCGTAGAAACGATTATTGCAATGGCTCATAACTTAGATTTGAAGGTAATAGCAGAAGGGGTAGAAACGGAAGAACAGCTTCAGTTTTTGCAGCAAAAGCAATGTAATGAAGCGCAAGGGTATTACTTCAGCCGACCGATTTCAGCGGAGGAGCTGGCAGTGATTTTACAGGAGCGCTCGGTGAGTTAA
- a CDS encoding YesK family protein, with protein MFFGMPFLISLIPGIIVLFLTWWLRKKNVSLFIKLVPCLLIVISSFVILYVSLEFIRGFEGAAYGILSFFLLCYGVAAYFLATKRITVIPNTKKG; from the coding sequence ATGTTTTTTGGAATGCCATTTCTTATTAGCTTAATACCAGGCATAATCGTCCTTTTTCTCACCTGGTGGCTAAGAAAAAAGAACGTCTCTTTGTTCATAAAACTTGTGCCATGTTTGTTAATCGTGATTAGCTCCTTTGTCATTTTATATGTGAGTTTAGAGTTCATTCGTGGTTTTGAAGGAGCAGCTTATGGAATCCTCTCGTTTTTCTTACTTTGTTATGGAGTTGCAGCCTATTTCCTTGCTACAAAAAGAATCACCGTCATTCCAAACACAAAAAAAGGATAA
- a CDS encoding 4Fe-4S dicluster domain-containing protein: MSEKKCQSIEEKQYLVRFNADTKSHLTVMDADVCLNHCPDKICTIFCPAEVYKWEEIRMHVGYEGCHECGSCRIGCPHQNIKWEYPKGGHGIVFRLG, translated from the coding sequence ATGAGCGAAAAAAAGTGTCAAAGCATCGAAGAAAAACAGTATCTCGTTCGTTTTAACGCAGACACGAAGTCACATCTTACCGTTATGGATGCCGATGTTTGTCTGAACCACTGTCCTGATAAAATCTGCACGATTTTCTGTCCGGCAGAAGTGTATAAATGGGAAGAGATTCGGATGCACGTCGGGTACGAAGGCTGTCACGAGTGCGGAAGCTGCCGAATCGGTTGTCCGCATCAAAACATTAAGTGGGAATATCCAAAAGGCGGACATGGGATCGTGTTTCGTTTGGGATAA